In Oryza sativa Japonica Group chromosome 3, ASM3414082v1, one DNA window encodes the following:
- the LOC4332786 gene encoding cBL-interacting protein kinase 10 isoform 2 (isoform 2 is encoded by transcript variant 2), whose amino-acid sequence MVEQKGNILMKRYEIGKLLGQGSFAKVYHGRNIKNSQSVAIKVIDKEKILKCELMDQIRREISVMNLVRHPCIVQLYEVMATKTKIYFILEYVKGGELFNKVRRGRLKEEVARKYFQQLISAIDFCHSRGVYHRDLKPENLLLDENRNLKISDFGLSALAECKRQDGLLHTTCGTPAYVAPEVINRKGYDGAKADVWACGVILYVLLAGYLPFQDKNVINMYKKICKAEFKWPSWFSSDIRKLLRRILDPNPATRISVSEIMEDPWFRVGLNSDLLNKTIPTDKVDKVVHVDMDSTFGNLSNNINEGKQEAENLTSLNAFDIISLSSGFDLSAMFEDENSKEESKFTSTNTATTITKKLEDVAKNLRLKFLKKNGGLLKMEGSKPGRKGVMSINAEIFQITPDFHLVEFTKINGDTLEYQKVKQEMRPALKDIVWAWQG is encoded by the exons ATGGTAGAACAAAAGGGGAATATTTTGATGAAGAGATATGAGATAGGAAAATTACTTGGGCAAGGAAGTTTCGCTAAAGTTTACCATGGCCGTAATATTAAGAATTCACAAAGTGTTGCAATCAAGGTGATTGACAAAGAAAAGATATTGAAATGTGAGCTTATGGATCAAATAAGAAGAGAGATTTCAGTGATGAACCTAGTAAGACATCCGTGCATTGTTCAATTGTATGAGGTGATGGCTACCAAAACTAAGATATATTTTATCCTAGAGTATGTGAAAGGGGGAGAGTTATTCAACAAGGTTCGACGTGGAAGACTAAAGGAAGAAGTTGCACGGAAGTACTTTCAGCAGTTAATTAGTGCTATTGACTTTTGTCATAGCAGAGGGGTTTATCATCGTGATCTAAAGCCAGAAAACCTTCTTCTTGATGAAAATCGAAATTTGAAAATCTCAGACTTTGGTTTGAGTGCACTTGCAGAATGTAAGAGACAAGATGGGTTGCTCCACACAACTTGTGGAACTCCTGCATATGTTGCTCCAGAAGTGATTAACAGAAAAGGATATGATGGTGCAAAGGCTGACGTATGGGCTTGTGGAGTGATTCTTTATGTACTATTGGCTGGTTATCTCCCATTTCAAGATAAAAATGTGATAAACATGTATAAGAAGATATGCAAAGCGGaattcaaatggccaagttggTTTTCTTCTGATATCCGAAAGCTTTTGCGACGTATTCTTGATCCAAACCCTGCGACACGGATCTCAGTTTCAGAAATTATGGAAGATCCTTGGTTTAGAGTAGGTCTTAATTCAGATCTACTTAACAAGACCATACCAACAGATAAAGTTGATAAAGTTGTGCATGTTGACATGGATTCAACATTTGGTAATTTAAGCAACAATATAAATGAAGGAAAACAAGAAGCAGAAAATCTTACTAGCTTGAATGCTTTTGATATTATTTCTCTTTCATCAGGATTTGATCTTTCTGCTATGTTTGAAGATGAAAACAGCAAAGAGGAATCAAAATTTACATCCACTAACACAGCTACGACAATCACCAAAAAGCTTGAGGATGTTGCGAAGAATTTACGATTAAAATTCTTGAAGAAAAATGGTGGTTTGTTAAAGATGGAAGGATCAAAACCTGGAAGGAAAGGTGTAATGTCCATCAATGCTGAAATATTTCAGATCACACCAGATTTTCATTTAGTGGAATTTACGAAGATAAATGGTGATACACTTGAGTATCAAAAGGTCAAACAAGAGATGAGACCAGCACTAAAGGATATTGTATGGGCTTGGCAAG GTTGA
- the LOC4332786 gene encoding cBL-interacting protein kinase 10 isoform 1 (isoform 1 is encoded by transcript variant 1), with amino-acid sequence MVEQKGNILMKRYEIGKLLGQGSFAKVYHGRNIKNSQSVAIKVIDKEKILKCELMDQIRREISVMNLVRHPCIVQLYEVMATKTKIYFILEYVKGGELFNKVRRGRLKEEVARKYFQQLISAIDFCHSRGVYHRDLKPENLLLDENRNLKISDFGLSALAECKRQDGLLHTTCGTPAYVAPEVINRKGYDGAKADVWACGVILYVLLAGYLPFQDKNVINMYKKICKAEFKWPSWFSSDIRKLLRRILDPNPATRISVSEIMEDPWFRVGLNSDLLNKTIPTDKVDKVVHVDMDSTFGNLSNNINEGKQEAENLTSLNAFDIISLSSGFDLSAMFEDENSKEESKFTSTNTATTITKKLEDVAKNLRLKFLKKNGGLLKMEGSKPGRKGVMSINAEIFQITPDFHLVEFTKINGDTLEYQKVKQEMRPALKDIVWAWQGEQPQPQSLNEQS; translated from the coding sequence ATGGTAGAACAAAAGGGGAATATTTTGATGAAGAGATATGAGATAGGAAAATTACTTGGGCAAGGAAGTTTCGCTAAAGTTTACCATGGCCGTAATATTAAGAATTCACAAAGTGTTGCAATCAAGGTGATTGACAAAGAAAAGATATTGAAATGTGAGCTTATGGATCAAATAAGAAGAGAGATTTCAGTGATGAACCTAGTAAGACATCCGTGCATTGTTCAATTGTATGAGGTGATGGCTACCAAAACTAAGATATATTTTATCCTAGAGTATGTGAAAGGGGGAGAGTTATTCAACAAGGTTCGACGTGGAAGACTAAAGGAAGAAGTTGCACGGAAGTACTTTCAGCAGTTAATTAGTGCTATTGACTTTTGTCATAGCAGAGGGGTTTATCATCGTGATCTAAAGCCAGAAAACCTTCTTCTTGATGAAAATCGAAATTTGAAAATCTCAGACTTTGGTTTGAGTGCACTTGCAGAATGTAAGAGACAAGATGGGTTGCTCCACACAACTTGTGGAACTCCTGCATATGTTGCTCCAGAAGTGATTAACAGAAAAGGATATGATGGTGCAAAGGCTGACGTATGGGCTTGTGGAGTGATTCTTTATGTACTATTGGCTGGTTATCTCCCATTTCAAGATAAAAATGTGATAAACATGTATAAGAAGATATGCAAAGCGGaattcaaatggccaagttggTTTTCTTCTGATATCCGAAAGCTTTTGCGACGTATTCTTGATCCAAACCCTGCGACACGGATCTCAGTTTCAGAAATTATGGAAGATCCTTGGTTTAGAGTAGGTCTTAATTCAGATCTACTTAACAAGACCATACCAACAGATAAAGTTGATAAAGTTGTGCATGTTGACATGGATTCAACATTTGGTAATTTAAGCAACAATATAAATGAAGGAAAACAAGAAGCAGAAAATCTTACTAGCTTGAATGCTTTTGATATTATTTCTCTTTCATCAGGATTTGATCTTTCTGCTATGTTTGAAGATGAAAACAGCAAAGAGGAATCAAAATTTACATCCACTAACACAGCTACGACAATCACCAAAAAGCTTGAGGATGTTGCGAAGAATTTACGATTAAAATTCTTGAAGAAAAATGGTGGTTTGTTAAAGATGGAAGGATCAAAACCTGGAAGGAAAGGTGTAATGTCCATCAATGCTGAAATATTTCAGATCACACCAGATTTTCATTTAGTGGAATTTACGAAGATAAATGGTGATACACTTGAGTATCAAAAGGTCAAACAAGAGATGAGACCAGCACTAAAGGATATTGTATGGGCTTGGCAAGGTGAGCAGCCACAACCACAATCATTGAACGAACAGTCTTAA
- the LOC4332784 gene encoding WEB family protein At2g38370 encodes MASAEAECAAAAVGGGGRAEIDTSAPFESVREAVDRFGGSAAWSSHLIRRMFAPPNPKEQSEESKQPVDIKEQAAQLEHDLIIKEKETLDVLKELESTKKIIADLKQRIQKESNETSPSAVKSDDQSEIPITESEEQKPENVNIDMDMEGLDEHPQPLSGSVLLELEQAKANLNRTTGDLAAVRAAIELLHNSIAKEKLLLERSREKLSSNTALASSLEDELDQTTQKLQTLKDLQARREDPSDIFIEIKKMASEVQQLRGMANASKSEAMMLAAEIEQTKASIGTAEIRCIAAKKMEEAARAAEALALAEIKALLSSESSSECGSSVCDGVTLSAEEYFTLCSKAQEADENSRKKVEEAMLQVDVANSSETDSVKKLDDARLEVEECKRALQEALKRVEAANRGKLAVDEILRRWKSENGHKRRSIGGSPKFKNAAQRRKDSHSMDIISDASTNSCKQTLSIGQILSMKLMGPEGYDKTIWDDKTSEMPNVSLGQILNRGRVLSREETAVRKRVSGKRKKFALTGLSVLLAKQAKNKKKRESL; translated from the exons ATGGCGAGCGCCGAGGCGGaatgcgccgcggcggcggtgggcggcggcgggagggcggaGATCGACACGTCGGCGCCGTTCGAGTCGGTGCGGGAGGCCGTCGACCGCTTCGGCGGCAGCGCCGCCTGGAGCTCCCACCTCATCAGGCGCATGTTCGCCCCTCCCAACCCCAAG GAGCAATCTGAAGAAAGTAAACAGCCTGTCGATATCAAAGAGCAGGCTGCACAACTAGAACATGATCTTATCATCAAAGAAAAGGAGACACTTGATGTGTTAAAGGAATTGGAATCTACCAAGAAAATCATAGCAGACTTAAAACAGagaatacagaaggaatcaaaTGAAACATCTCCTTCAGCTGTGAAGTCTGATGACCAAAGTGAAATTCCTATTACAGAATCTGAAGAGCAGAAACCTGAAAATGTTAACATTGATATGGATATGGAAGGCCTAGATGAACATCCACAACCGCTTTCAGGTTCAGTACTGTTAGAACTTGAGCAGGCAAAAGCAAACCTAAACAGAACTACAGGTGACCTGGCTGCAGTACGAGCTGCAATTGAATTACTGCACAATAGCATAGCAAAGGAGAAACTTTTGCTTGAGAGAAGCCGGGAAAAGCTTTCTTCCAATACTGCACTGGCTTCTTCTTTGGAAGATGAGCTGGATCAGACAACACAAAAGTTGCAAACCCTGAAAGATCTGCAGGCAAGACGTGAAGATCCCTCTGACATTTTCATTGAGATCAAGAAAATGGCATCTGAGGTACAGCAGCTCAGGGGCATGGCTAATGCTTCAAAGTCTGAGGCTATGATGCTGGCTGCAGAAATCGAGCAGACGAAGGCTAGCATTGGCACAGCAGAGATCAGATGCATTGCAGCCAAGAAGATGGAAGAAGCAGCTAGAGCAGCAGAAGCACTTGCACTTGCTGAGATCAAAGCTCTGTTGAGCAGTGAAAGTTCTTCTGAATGTGGCAGCTCTGTTTGTGATGGAGTGACTCTTTCAGCGGAAGAATATTTCACACTGTGCTCGAAGGCTCAAGAGGCTGATGAAAACTCGAGGAAGAAAGTAGAAGAGGCCATGCTGCAGGTAGATGTAGCTAACAGCTCAGAGACTGACTCAGTTAAAAAGTTAGATGATGCCCGATTAGAGGTTGAGGAATGCAAGAGGGCACTGCAAGAGGCCCTGAAGAGGGTGGAAGCTGCAAACCGTGGGAAACTTGCAGTTGATGAGATTCTTCGCAGATGGAAATCTGAGAATGGGCACAAGAGGCGCTCCATCGGTGGCTCTCCAAAGTTTAAGAATGCAGCTCAACGTCGTAAAGATTCACACAGCATGGATATCATCTCTGATGCTTCAACTAATTCCTGCAAGCAAACGTTGTCAATTGGGCAGATACTAAGCATGAAGCTGATGGGGCCTGAAGGGTATGACAAAACCATCTGGGACGACAAAACGAGCGAGATGCCGAACGTTTCCCTTGGTCAGATTCTGAACAGGGGTAGAGTTTTGTCCAGAGAAGAGACGGCTGTTCGCAAGAGGGTCtcagggaagaggaagaaattCGCATTGACTGGGCTCTCAGTTCTATTGGCGAAGCAAgccaagaacaagaagaagagggaATCCCTCTGA